Proteins co-encoded in one Xiphophorus couchianus chromosome 3, X_couchianus-1.0, whole genome shotgun sequence genomic window:
- the cnfn gene encoding cornifelin homolog yields MAIQSNVVTSQPTQYTVTTGRSSDWSTNACDCCDDCGICMCFLWDCKRKLVKFSSPLNLNFYLFIYLSSKGLCGAFIPCILGCKVAQDNGDSCCLPFLPGAMIALRTSIRSKYNIEGSVCDDWVVMACLPLCGLCQMAREQKMRG; encoded by the exons ATGGCAATCCAGTCTAACGTTGTTACCTCTCAACCTACCCAGTACACAGTAACAACTGGACGTTCTTCAGACTGGAGTACAAATGCGTGCGACTGCTGTGATGACTGTGGCATCTGTATGTGTTTTTTATGGGATTGTAAAAGGAAGCTGGTTAAGTTTTCTTCTccattaaatttgaatttttatttgtttatctacCTTTCATCTAAAGGTCTATGTGGAGCATTTATCCCATGCATCCTTGGTTGTAAAGTGGCTCAGGATAATGGGGATAGCTGCTGTCTACCTTTCCTCCCAGGTGCCATGATTGCTTTAAGAACAAGCATACGCAGCAAATACAACATTGAG GGCTCTGTGTGTGACGACTGGGTGGTCATGGCCTGCCTGCCTTTATGTGGACTGTGTCAGATGGCGAGAGAGCAGAAGATGAGAGGATAA
- the prr19 gene encoding proline-rich protein 19 isoform X2: MSHVCGRSSSEKNYFYNNQSKATDKKCCCVTALTGDSKYSNHDRDKRHKKKRLRTRKERGQRRADRRDTSKNKSHHHHCFSQSKTKLTFYPNNHHSCHLHTRKNAQILSIFPVTQEPSIITASRLLGHHGLFNHEVKSISIERVLSEQSKLEQNEEKTNEENNNTPYLSSSPHNPILLSSYGLLVADADVPVKKKPKTATKTHDDSQDIEMKNLQFSNPGADITSSQRLQQQLPASCERFKSTNQSKNRFQTTKTKHTDSCMSEMDKSLQPKPLDTRDKIKTVNKTINEDQDSSSQTDCLVSSPQHVTSLSADNFDQQNLHQDPDHVWKTTHEVAELLSEWLDRPVPNRRNLSSETREVLLKALQERHGPHLQSNLQEMHQLLRFYKDPSQASIEQEHMMGDNTLCPTDASVKTTGSEHLCWTSSPQTRNNLQQITEELASPVDTFVKPLDGTFKPGFSPFLHMDFKPSGTSTAVSLHD, from the exons ATGAGCCACGTATGTGGCAGGTcttcatcagaaaaaaattacttctaCAACAATCAGTCAAAAGCAACAGATAAAAAGTGTTGTTGTGTCACCGCACTGACTGGGGACTCAAAATATTCTAACCATGACAGAGACAAGCGGCACAAAAAAAAACGCCTTAGGACCCGCAAGGAGAGAGGTCAGAGGAGGGCTGACAGGAGAGACACCTCAAAAAACAAGTCACACCACCATCACTGTTTTTCCCAAAGCAAGACAAAATTGACATTTTACCCAAACAATCACCACAGTTGTCATTTACACACAaggaaaaatgcacaaattttaagcatttttccTGTTACACAGGAGCCGAGTATCATCACAGCAAGCCGCCTCTTAGGACATCATGGTCTCTTCAACCATGAGGTGAAGTCCATCAGTATTGAACGTGTGCTAAGTGAGCAGAGCAAACTtgaacaaaatgaggaaaaaacaaatgaggAGAACAATAACACCCCCTATTTATCATCATCACCTCATAATCCCATTCTGCTCTCCAGTTATGGTTTGCTGGTTGCTGACGCTGATGTACCAGttaaaaagaaaccaaagaCTGCTACAAAGACCCATGATGACTCCCAAGATATTGAAATGAAGAACCTGCAGTTCAGCAATCCAGGGGCAGATATCACATCCAGTCAGAGGCTTCAGCAACAACTTCCCGCTTCTTGTGAAAGATTTAAAAGCACCAACCAATCTAAAAACCGCTTCCAGACAACAAAGACCAAACACACAGACAGTTGTATGTCTGAAATGGACAAATCCTTACAACCAAAGCCTCTTGATACTAGAGATAAAATTAAGACTGTGAACAAGACAATAAATGAAGACCAGGACTCTTCATCTCAAACAGATTGTTTAGTATCAAGTCCACAACATGTTACCTCACTCTCTGCTGACAACTTTGACCAACAGAACTTACACCAAGATCCAGACCACGTATGGAAGACCACACATGAAGTGGCAGAACTTTTGAGTGAATGGCTGGATCGTCCAGTTCCAAACAGGAGAAACTTATCGTCAGAAACCAGGGAGGTGTTACTAAAAGCCCTGCAAGAGAGACATGGGCCCCACCTACAATCAAATCTCCAGGAGATGCATCAATTGCTTAGATTTTATAAAGATCCTTCACAGGCCTCAATTGAGCAAGAACACATGATGGGGGACAACACGCTTTGTCCTACAG ATGCATCTGTGAAAACCACAGGAAGTGAACATTTATGCTGGACATCCAGTCCTCAGACACGCAACAATCTACAACAG attacTGAAGAGTTGGCAAGCCCTGTGGACACCTTTGTCAAACCCTTGGATGGAACCTTTAAACCTGGTTTCTCTCCCTTTCTTCACATGGACTTTAAGCCTTCTGGAACCTCA ACAGCTGTATCGCTACATGACTGA
- the tlr21 gene encoding toll-like receptor 21, producing the protein MATLNYQLRLLGLFLCAVQLISSYSFKSCIADPYYILTSFKCQNRNYTKIIDIVKDLPESAVNLTASFNPVQHIPNNSFAHLPNLQYLSLDKNQLNTIDPLAFQTLHQLKHLNLSFNNLSHLSPSLFEDLHNLTTLSLTNNVLKVLPEDIFSNAANLKTLNLRNNNLTHFAAVVKSVSHLTNLTILDLSSNNLTSLSDLNISLPQSLKVLNLCRNNLHILGCNPSLLRFIQVLDLSFNSKLSTTAFEGVDLRNVKILQLRSTSVKAVELLNISNINAGHVVFSGMGLKNDSLLVDLCTMLRRKMSWIKNIDLTHNGIHNTTNVSMSVCPKIIGALDLSNNDLKKVHCLDFLGKQVSIKTFNAEHNHITSLESCKKTHFNNLKELSYRYNRILSVNGYAFSHMPKIEMLQLNINNVAFLHRKALRGLKNLKILRLDNNLLTDLFDDTFKDNYNLQILNLRNNRISVIFNGTFMNLRNLTTLDLGGNKITQIHSSGLDGLKSLSKFYLDGNNLKQIDSSLYRAFQDTLTVLDLQKNLIHFYKKSVISPFVKLSKLRDLKLDSQRNYGLVVLPQNFFKGLHSLQSLYLTNNKIDFLPPEAFDDLTSLKFLTLDNCCVGVAQLKPGVFKNVRNLTRLVVENMGIQNFSKDVFGNLTQLRMLQLNRNVMQSISVDALESLPKLQYLDMRNVPLSCTCKNSLLQNYTVNNPNVQIVYLYEMKCQADKKFKFHNFDTKVCYIDQGKYLFFSTAVVIFLFTVSPLLYVKLYWKIKYSYYVFRSWFSDHWSRLREKEEKCTYDAFISYNFSDEEWVMNQLLPNLEGNGSSFKLCLHHRDFEVGRNIVDNIVTAVYSSRKTICVVSKNFLRSEWCSLEIQLASYRLFDEHRDVLLLVFLEPISERQLSSYHRMRKVMLKKTYLQWPGPDCTDPSQAQELFWSQLRRAIRAGNRLETEENDTDEDFARTSNETGNYKKLLSDDEDYLQP; encoded by the coding sequence ATGGCCACTCTGAATTATCAGCTTAGGCTGCTTGGACTTTTTCTGTGTGCAGTTCAACTCATCAGCAGCTACAGCTTTAAAAGCTGCATTGCAGATCCATACTATATCCTGACAAGTTTCAAATGCCAAAATCgaaactacacaaaaataattgataTAGTAAAAGATCTCCCTGAATCCGCTGTCAATCTCACAGCTTCTTTCAACCCTGTGCAGCACATTCCCAACAACAGCTTTGCTCATTTACCAAACTTGCAGTATCTCAGTTTGGATAAGAACCAGCTGAATACTATTGATCCTTTGGCTTTTCAGACACTGCATCAACTTAAGCATCTAAATTTGTCCTTTAACAATTTGTCACACCTCAGCCCTTCATTGTTTGAGGACCTGCATAACCTCACCACCCTCTCGCTGACAAACAACGTTTTAAAGGTATTGCCTGAAGACATTTTCTCCAATGCTGCTAATCTAAAAACCTTAAATCTCAGGAATAACaatcttactcattttgctgcagtTGTGAAGTCTGTATCACATCTAACAAATCTAACGATCTTAGATCTTTCCTCCAACAACTTGACTTCACTCAGTGATTTAAATATATCTCTACCACAATCCCTCAAAGTTTTAAACCTATGTAGAAACAATCTGCATATTTTGGGATGTAATCCATCACTCCTCAGATTCATCCAGGTGCTTGATCTGTCATTTAATTCAAAGCTTTCCACGACAGCTTTCGAAGGAGTGGATTTGAGAAACGTAAAGATTCTCCAGTTGCGGTCAACAAGTGTCAAGGCAGTGGAGCTTTTAAACATCAGCAACATCAATGCAGGTCATGTTGTTTTCTCAGGGATGGGTCTAAAGAATGACAGTCTACTTGTGGATTTATGCACAATGCTGAGAAGAAAGATGAGTTGgattaaaaatatagatttaacACATAATGGCATTCATAATACAACAAATGTTTCCATGTCCGTTTGCCCTAAGATCATTGGAGCTTTGGATTTATCCAACAATGATCTGAAAAAAGTACACTGCTTGGACTTTTTAGGCAAACAAGTCAGTATCAAGACGTTTAATGCGGAGCACAACCATATTACTTCACTCGAAAGCTGTAAAAAGACCCATTTTAACAACTTAAAAGAACTGAGCTACCGTTACAATCGCATCCTCTCAGTCAATGGATATGCTTTCAGTCACATGCCAAAGATTGAGATGCTACAGctaaacataaataatgttgCTTTTCTCCATCGCAAAGCCCTAAGAGGGCTGAAAAATCTTAAGATCCTCCGACTGGACAACAACCTCCTTACTGATTTGTTTGATGACACATTTAAAGATAATTACAACCTGCAAATACTCAATCTGCGCAATAATCGCATTTCTGTCATATTTAATGGGACTTTTATGAACCTAAGAAATCTAACTACATTGGACCTTGGAGGTAATAAGATAACCCAAATACATTCTTCTGGCCTTGATGGGTTAAAAAGTCTTTCAAAATTCTACCTAGATGGAAACAACCTGAAACAAATTGACTCGTCACTCTACCGTGCATTCCAAGACACACTTACAGTGCtggatttacaaaaaaatctcattcatttctacaaaaaaagtGTCATTTCACCATTTGTAAAACTCAGCAAACTCAGAGATCTGAAACTGGACAGCCAGAGAAATTATGGCCTTGTTGTTTTACCTCAAAATTTTTTCAAAGGACTCCACTCGCTACAATCGTTGTACCTCACCAAcaacaaaatagattttcttcCTCCTGAAGCTTTTGATGATCTGACAAGCTTAAAATTCCTCACACTGGATAACTGTTGTGTTGGAGTGGCCCAATTAAAACCAGGAGTCTTCAAGAATGTCAGAAATTTGACCAGGTTGGTTGTAGAAAATATGGGAATTCAGAACTTCTCCAAGGATGTATTTGGGAATCTTACACAGCTACGCATGCTTCAGCTAAATCGTAATGTGATGCAGAGCATTTCTGTAGATGCTCTTGAGAGTTTACCTAAACTTCAGTATCTTGACATGCGTAATGTCCCTCTTAGCTGTACCTGCAAAAACAGCCTTCTGCAAAATTACACAGTAAATAACCCAAATGTTCAGATAGTCTATCTCtatgaaatgaaatgtcaagcggataaaaaattcaaatttcacAACTTTGATACAAAGGTTTGCTATATTGATCAAGGAAAGTATCTGTTTTTCAGCACTGCAGTTGTGATCTTTCTATTTACAGTCTCTCCTTTACTTTATGTCAAACTGTACTGGAAAATCAAGTACAGCTACTATGTGTTCCGCTCCTGGTTTAGTGATCACTGGAGCAGACTCAGGGAGAAGGAGGAAAAGTGCACATATGATGCTTTCATCTCCTATAATTTCTCTGATGAGGAGTGGGTCATGAATCAGTTGTTGCCCAACTTGGAGGGAAATGGATCGTCTTTTAAGCTCTGCCTGCATCACAGGGACTTTGAGGTGGGTCGCAACATTGTGGACAACATCGTCACTGCAGtgtacagcagcagaaaaaccaTTTGTGTTGTGAGCAAAAACTTCCTCCGGAGTGAGTGGTGCTCTCTGGAAATCCAGCTCGCAAGTTACAGGCTCTTCGATGAACACCGCGACGTCCTTCTGCTCGTGTTTCTGGAGCCAATTTCTGAGAGGCAGCTGTCATCCTACCACCGCATGAGGAAAGTTATGTTGAAAAAGACCTATCTTCAGTGGCCTGGCCCTGACTGCACTGATCCCTCACAGGCCCAAGAGCTGTTCTGGAGTCAGTTACGCAGGGCAATCAGAGCAGGCAACAGACTGGAAACCGAAGAAAATGACACAGATGAAGACTTTGCTCGAACCAGCAATgaaacaggaaattataagAAACTCTTATCGGACGATGAAGATTATTTGCAACCTTAA
- the prr19 gene encoding proline-rich protein 19 isoform X1, translating into MSHVCGRSSSEKNYFYNNQSKATDKKCCCVTALTGDSKYSNHDRDKRHKKKRLRTRKERGQRRADRRDTSKNKSHHHHCFSQSKTKLTFYPNNHHSCHLHTRKNAQILSIFPVTQEPSIITASRLLGHHGLFNHEVKSISIERVLSEQSKLEQNEEKTNEENNNTPYLSSSPHNPILLSSYGLLVADADVPVKKKPKTATKTHDDSQDIEMKNLQFSNPGADITSSQRLQQQLPASCERFKSTNQSKNRFQTTKTKHTDSCMSEMDKSLQPKPLDTRDKIKTVNKTINEDQDSSSQTDCLVSSPQHVTSLSADNFDQQNLHQDPDHVWKTTHEVAELLSEWLDRPVPNRRNLSSETREVLLKALQERHGPHLQSNLQEMHQLLRFYKDPSQASIEQEHMMGDNTLCPTDASVKTTGSEHLCWTSSPQTRNNLQQITEELASPVDTFVKPLDGTFKPGFSPFLHMDFKPSGTSVSYLFAHSPISYQVDNVSGPELWETNKCKTQESDLLDSFQNKFVNQTRNLRERLSAQQPHHSNAQPFFSHQVRHSADLHGFPQEQNPSKTDRFYFAPFFPSKSHRQPQSNHLQAFGQFSPVHQNFRPDPTDMMHYPPSHMLERNLAPTSSSLPSPAHWSFPPMRLY; encoded by the exons ATGAGCCACGTATGTGGCAGGTcttcatcagaaaaaaattacttctaCAACAATCAGTCAAAAGCAACAGATAAAAAGTGTTGTTGTGTCACCGCACTGACTGGGGACTCAAAATATTCTAACCATGACAGAGACAAGCGGCACAAAAAAAAACGCCTTAGGACCCGCAAGGAGAGAGGTCAGAGGAGGGCTGACAGGAGAGACACCTCAAAAAACAAGTCACACCACCATCACTGTTTTTCCCAAAGCAAGACAAAATTGACATTTTACCCAAACAATCACCACAGTTGTCATTTACACACAaggaaaaatgcacaaattttaagcatttttccTGTTACACAGGAGCCGAGTATCATCACAGCAAGCCGCCTCTTAGGACATCATGGTCTCTTCAACCATGAGGTGAAGTCCATCAGTATTGAACGTGTGCTAAGTGAGCAGAGCAAACTtgaacaaaatgaggaaaaaacaaatgaggAGAACAATAACACCCCCTATTTATCATCATCACCTCATAATCCCATTCTGCTCTCCAGTTATGGTTTGCTGGTTGCTGACGCTGATGTACCAGttaaaaagaaaccaaagaCTGCTACAAAGACCCATGATGACTCCCAAGATATTGAAATGAAGAACCTGCAGTTCAGCAATCCAGGGGCAGATATCACATCCAGTCAGAGGCTTCAGCAACAACTTCCCGCTTCTTGTGAAAGATTTAAAAGCACCAACCAATCTAAAAACCGCTTCCAGACAACAAAGACCAAACACACAGACAGTTGTATGTCTGAAATGGACAAATCCTTACAACCAAAGCCTCTTGATACTAGAGATAAAATTAAGACTGTGAACAAGACAATAAATGAAGACCAGGACTCTTCATCTCAAACAGATTGTTTAGTATCAAGTCCACAACATGTTACCTCACTCTCTGCTGACAACTTTGACCAACAGAACTTACACCAAGATCCAGACCACGTATGGAAGACCACACATGAAGTGGCAGAACTTTTGAGTGAATGGCTGGATCGTCCAGTTCCAAACAGGAGAAACTTATCGTCAGAAACCAGGGAGGTGTTACTAAAAGCCCTGCAAGAGAGACATGGGCCCCACCTACAATCAAATCTCCAGGAGATGCATCAATTGCTTAGATTTTATAAAGATCCTTCACAGGCCTCAATTGAGCAAGAACACATGATGGGGGACAACACGCTTTGTCCTACAG ATGCATCTGTGAAAACCACAGGAAGTGAACATTTATGCTGGACATCCAGTCCTCAGACACGCAACAATCTACAACAG attacTGAAGAGTTGGCAAGCCCTGTGGACACCTTTGTCAAACCCTTGGATGGAACCTTTAAACCTGGTTTCTCTCCCTTTCTTCACATGGACTTTAAGCCTTCTGGAACCTCAGTGAGTTACTTGTTTGCTCACTCTCCCATATCATACCAAGTAGACAATGTCTCAGGGCCTGAACTCTGGGAAACCAACAAATGTAAAACTCAAGAGTCAGATTTGCTTGATTcgtttcaaaacaaatttgtgaACCAAACTAGGAACTTGAGAGAGCGGCTCAGTGCTCAACAGCCACATCATAGCAACGCCCAGCCTTTCTTTTCCCACCAAGTCAGACATTCAGCAGACCTGCATGGTTTTCCCCAGGAACAGAACCCATCTAAAACtgacaggttttattttgctcCCTTCTTCCCATCAAAAAGTCACCGTCAACCGCAGAGTAATCACTTACAGGCTTTTGGTCAGTTTTCACCTGTTCACCAAAATTTCCGGCCCGATCCTACTGACATGATGCACTACCCCCCATCACACATGCTTGAAAGAAACCTGGCACCTACATCTTCATCCTTACCAAGTCCGGCGCACTGGTCTTTTCCTCCTATGAGACTATACTAA